The Streptomyces sp. RKAG293 genome includes a region encoding these proteins:
- a CDS encoding MFS transporter, which translates to MTPDAALRSPGRPPRLPAWAGRDFRLLTAASIITSLGNSGALIAAAFAVIESGGSATDVGLVAAARTLPLVVFLLIGGALADRLPRNQVMVAANVLNSASQAVFAALIISGHAQLWQMAALTAVGGTAHAFFAPASEGMLLATVDPAHANKAFSVFRVGMNGANIGGAALGGALVAAIGPGWVLAVDAAAFAVAAALRSFLTGTANLRTEAGGGMLRDLRDGWREFASRRWLWGIVLQFSVVNAVFTASEAVYGPLVSDERLGGAGPWGLALAAFGAGTVSGGVLMMRWKPRRMLLAGTLSIFPMALPPAALALVVPAAGLAALMFVTGVAVEVFAVGWMLALHQEIPGDKLSRVSSYDWFGSVAMIPVATALAGPVMNAVGRSTALWGCSGLVVLLTAAVLLLPEVRRLTRREPAAVHGTAAEEGAGPAQPTVKAPSGGSGDGTAVAS; encoded by the coding sequence GTGACTCCCGACGCCGCACTCCGGTCCCCCGGCCGCCCGCCCCGACTGCCCGCCTGGGCCGGGCGGGACTTCCGGCTGCTGACCGCGGCGTCCATCATCACCAGCCTCGGCAACTCCGGGGCCCTGATAGCGGCCGCCTTCGCGGTCATCGAGTCCGGCGGGAGCGCCACCGACGTCGGCCTGGTGGCCGCGGCCCGCACCCTCCCGCTGGTGGTCTTCCTGCTCATCGGCGGAGCGCTGGCCGACCGGCTGCCCCGCAACCAGGTGATGGTCGCGGCGAACGTGCTCAACTCCGCCTCCCAGGCGGTCTTCGCCGCCCTGATCATCTCGGGGCACGCGCAGCTGTGGCAGATGGCCGCGCTCACCGCGGTCGGCGGTACCGCGCACGCGTTCTTCGCCCCCGCCTCCGAGGGCATGCTGCTGGCGACCGTCGACCCGGCCCACGCCAACAAGGCGTTCTCGGTCTTCCGGGTGGGCATGAACGGCGCGAACATCGGCGGCGCGGCGCTCGGCGGCGCCCTGGTCGCCGCCATCGGCCCCGGCTGGGTCCTCGCCGTCGACGCGGCGGCCTTCGCGGTCGCGGCGGCGCTGCGCTCGTTCCTCACCGGTACCGCGAACCTGCGCACCGAGGCCGGCGGGGGCATGCTGCGCGATCTGCGCGACGGCTGGCGGGAGTTCGCCTCACGGCGCTGGCTGTGGGGCATCGTTCTGCAGTTCTCCGTCGTCAACGCCGTCTTCACCGCCTCCGAGGCGGTCTACGGACCGCTCGTCTCCGACGAACGGCTGGGTGGCGCCGGCCCCTGGGGCCTGGCGCTGGCGGCGTTCGGCGCGGGCACGGTGAGCGGCGGTGTGCTGATGATGCGCTGGAAGCCGCGCCGCATGCTGCTGGCCGGCACGCTCAGCATCTTCCCGATGGCGTTGCCGCCCGCCGCCCTGGCCCTGGTGGTGCCCGCCGCCGGGCTGGCGGCGCTGATGTTCGTCACCGGCGTGGCGGTCGAGGTCTTCGCGGTCGGCTGGATGCTCGCCCTGCACCAGGAGATCCCCGGCGACAAACTGTCGCGGGTCTCCTCGTACGACTGGTTCGGCTCGGTCGCGATGATCCCGGTCGCCACCGCACTGGCAGGACCGGTCATGAACGCGGTCGGCCGGTCCACCGCCCTGTGGGGCTGTTCCGGGCTCGTCGTCCTGCTCACCGCCGCGGTGCTCCTGCTGCCCGAGGTCCGCCGGCTGACCCGCCGCGAGCCCGCCGCGGTCCACGGGACGGCGGCGGAAGAGGGCGCCGGGCCGGCTCAGCCGACGGTGAAGGCGCCGTCCGGCGGCTCGGGCGACGGCACCGCCGTGGCGTCGTAG